The genomic DNA TCCATCCCGGCCCTCTTCCGGAAACTCGGCCTCGGGGCCGGGCGCTGCGCGGTCTGCGGCGCCGTCATGACGGACGGCTCGCAAGTCCTGTGCGACGCCTGCGCCGAGGGACTGCCCTTGCGCACCGGCGGTCTGTGCCCGACATGCGGCGCCATGTCCGGCCACGAAACCGATCCGCCCTCCCAATGTCCGGATTGCCGCCTGGAACCGCCGCCCTGGGACGAACTCTATTTCCACGGCCCCTACGCGGGAAGAATGCGCGAACTCATCATCGGGTACAAGTTCGGGAACAGATACGACCGCAACCGGCTCCTGGCCACGCTTGGAATCGAGGCCTTCGAAGCGCGCCCGGGGCGCACTCCCGACGCCGTGGTTCCGGTCCCCCTGCACGGCAGGCGGCTCGTCTGGCGCGGATTCAACCAAAGCGCGGAAATCGGCAGGGGACTGGCTCGGCGGCTCAAGCTGCCTCTGCTCCTCCACGGCCTTGAGCGCACCCGGAACACGCCGCCCCAGACCAGCTTCGGATTCAAGGAACGGCAAATCAACATCAAGGGGGCCTTTGCCGCGAACCCGGCCCGGATCGAAGGCAGGCGGGTGCTTCTGGTGGACGATGTCTACACCACCGGATCGACCCTGCGCGAATGCGCCCGGACCTTGCGGCGCGCGGGCTGCGCGGCGGTGGACGTCCTGGTCCTGGCCCGAACCCGACGAGACCTCTAACCCATAAATAATGTTGATGTTGCCCGGCTCACGGTGATAGCATAAAAAAATTGCGAAAAAACGCTACGCAAGGCTTGACTTCCTCCGCGTATTGCGGCTAGTTTGCCTCCTCTTACGAATTGGAGGTTTTTATTATGTTCGCTATCATCGAGACCGGCGGAAAACAGTACCGCGTTGAGGAAGGTCTTGAACTCAATGTAGATTTGCTGAAGGCTGATGCCGGCGACGCGCTGAGCATCGATTCCGTTCTCCTGGTTGACAAGGACGGCGACACCAAGATCGGCGCTCCTTATGTAGAGGGGGCGAAGGTCGAGTGCGAAGTTCTGGGCCATCTCCGCGGCGAAAAAGTCGTGGTCTTCCATAAGCTGTCCAAGAAAGACGCTCGCAAGACCCAGGGTCATCGCCAGGATTACACCAAACTGAAAGTCAATTCCATCAAGGCCTAAGGCCTGGAAGGGAGGATAACATGGCTCATAAGAAAGCTGGTGGTAGCTCCAGAAACGGTCGCGACAGTGCCGGACAACGGCGCGGCGTGAAGCGTTTCGGCGGACAGGAAGTGCTCGCCGGAAACATCCTCGTGCGTCAGCTCGGAACCAAATTTCATCCCGGCGAAGGTGTCGGCATGGGCAAGGACTACACCCTGTTCGCCCTGGTCGACGGCGTTGTCAAATTTGAAAAGTTCACTCGCAAGAAGATCGTCAAGACTCGCGTGAGTGTTACGCCTTCCGAGGCATAGTTCCCGATTGCGCGTGTTTTTTTGCCGGGCAGGGAGCTCAATTGCTCCCTGCCCGTTTTTTGCGTTGAAGTGAAGCGTGCCCATTCGGGAGCGGCAAGAGGAAAGACATGAAATTCGTAGACGAAGCGACCATCAAAGTGGCGTCCGGCAAGGGCGGCAACGGTTGCGCCAGCCTGCGGCGCGAAGCCAACCTGCCCAAGGGCGGGCCTGACGGCGGCGACGGCGGCAAGGGCGGCGACGTGATCTTTCGCGGCTCCGGCAGGCTGATCTCCCTCTACGATTTCCGTCTGAAACGCCACTATGCCGCAAGAAACGGCCAGCCCGGCATGGGCCGCGACCGCTACGGCAAGGCCGCCGAAGACCTGATCGTGGAACTGCCCGTGGGCACCCTCGTCTTCGAGATCATCGAGGAAGAGGACGGCACCACCCGCGAAGAACTCATCGCCGACCTGGTCGAGGACGGCACCGAGATCGTCATCTGCGAAGGCGGACGAGGCGGACGCGGCAACCTTCACTTCAAATCCTCGGTCAACCGCACCCCGCGATACGCCGAACCCGGCTTTCCGGGCGAGGAAAAGCAGATACGCCTGGAGCTGAAGATCCTGGCGGATGTGGGACTGCTCGGCCTGCCCTCGGCAGGCAAGTCCACCTTCATCTCCAAGGTGTCAGCGGCCCGGCCCAAGATCGCGGCCTACCCGTTCACCACGCTTGTGCCCAACCTCGGCGTCATCGAAGACGACGACTTCACGCGCATGGTTATCGCCGACATCCCCGGCCTCATCGAAGGGGCCAGCGAGGGACGCGGCCTGGGCATCACCTTCCTCAAGCATGTGGAGCGCACCCGCTTCCTGGTACACATCCTGGCCGCCGAGGACGTCAATCGCGACGATCCGACAGGCGGCTACGCCATGCTCAACCAGGAGCTGTCCCAGTACAACGCCGAGATGGGTAGCAAGCCGCAGATCAAGGTCATCAACAAGATCGACACCCTGTCCGAGGAAGATCTGGCCGACATGAAGGCCAAGGTCGAGGCCTCGGGCGAGCGCGTCTTCTTCATCTCCGCCCTGACCGGCGAAGGCGTCGACGAGCTGATGGCCGAAATGTGGCGGCAACTCGCGCTGCTCGAAAAGGAATAACCCTCCACTTCCCCACGGCAGGACACCCTGTCCTCACCGCGCCTTTTGGGGCCTTCCCCACGACACCCAGCCCCGCACATGACGGGGCTTCCATTTATGAGCCGAAACAACGCGTTGTCCCGCCGTCCCGGCAAGTCCTTCCTTGCAGGCCGCAACCAGTTGGAGTACCGTGCGCCCCATGACAAAATCGCGCATCACCAGAGATAATCTCCTTGACGACGTCCGCCGTGTGGTAATCAAGGTCGGCTCCGCCGTCATCACCACCGGCGACGGCCTGAACAACGCCGCAATCAATCGGCTCGCGGACCAGATTTCCATCTTGTCCGACAAGGGCCTTGATGTGGTTCTGGTCTCATCGGGCGCGGTGGCGGCAGGCAAGCAGCGCATCCTGGAGCGAACCCGCAGGCAACGACACAACGGCAAGGACATGGCCTCCCGTCAGGCCGCTTCCTCCGTGGGCCAGGGACGCCTCATGCACGACTACGACGAGGCGTTCGCCCGTCACGGCAAGGTCACCGCTCAGGTCCTGCTTACCCGTAGCGGGCTCAAGCTCCGCGAACGGTTCCTCAATGCCCGCAACACCATGGAGCGACTTCTGGAATGGGGCGTCATCCCCATCGTCAACGAAAACGACACGGTTTCCACCCGCGAGCTGGAATT from Pseudodesulfovibrio thermohalotolerans includes the following:
- the obgE gene encoding GTPase ObgE yields the protein MKFVDEATIKVASGKGGNGCASLRREANLPKGGPDGGDGGKGGDVIFRGSGRLISLYDFRLKRHYAARNGQPGMGRDRYGKAAEDLIVELPVGTLVFEIIEEEDGTTREELIADLVEDGTEIVICEGGRGGRGNLHFKSSVNRTPRYAEPGFPGEEKQIRLELKILADVGLLGLPSAGKSTFISKVSAARPKIAAYPFTTLVPNLGVIEDDDFTRMVIADIPGLIEGASEGRGLGITFLKHVERTRFLVHILAAEDVNRDDPTGGYAMLNQELSQYNAEMGSKPQIKVINKIDTLSEEDLADMKAKVEASGERVFFISALTGEGVDELMAEMWRQLALLEKE
- a CDS encoding ComF family protein, with protein sequence MRRSIPALFRKLGLGAGRCAVCGAVMTDGSQVLCDACAEGLPLRTGGLCPTCGAMSGHETDPPSQCPDCRLEPPPWDELYFHGPYAGRMRELIIGYKFGNRYDRNRLLATLGIEAFEARPGRTPDAVVPVPLHGRRLVWRGFNQSAEIGRGLARRLKLPLLLHGLERTRNTPPQTSFGFKERQINIKGAFAANPARIEGRRVLLVDDVYTTGSTLRECARTLRRAGCAAVDVLVLARTRRDL
- the rpmA gene encoding 50S ribosomal protein L27, which gives rise to MAHKKAGGSSRNGRDSAGQRRGVKRFGGQEVLAGNILVRQLGTKFHPGEGVGMGKDYTLFALVDGVVKFEKFTRKKIVKTRVSVTPSEA
- the rplU gene encoding 50S ribosomal protein L21, which translates into the protein MFAIIETGGKQYRVEEGLELNVDLLKADAGDALSIDSVLLVDKDGDTKIGAPYVEGAKVECEVLGHLRGEKVVVFHKLSKKDARKTQGHRQDYTKLKVNSIKA